The Achromobacter deleyi genome has a window encoding:
- a CDS encoding rhodanese-like domain-containing protein, protein MDLLQFLLDKNNIFIVAVTVISGVMLAIPALRKGRTGSAVSTTEAIQMVNQRNAVWVDVRPVEQFQAGHIAQARNVPAADLEQKASSLPKNKPLVVVCDNGRDSARAASKLRAQGFADVVPLDGGMRAWSAASLPVTQKG, encoded by the coding sequence GTGGATCTTCTGCAATTCTTGCTCGATAAAAACAACATCTTCATTGTCGCCGTTACCGTGATTTCCGGCGTCATGTTGGCCATTCCCGCCCTACGCAAGGGCCGGACCGGATCCGCCGTCAGCACGACCGAAGCCATCCAGATGGTCAACCAGCGCAACGCCGTCTGGGTCGACGTGCGCCCCGTCGAGCAATTCCAGGCTGGCCACATCGCCCAGGCACGCAACGTGCCGGCCGCCGATCTGGAACAGAAGGCCAGCTCGCTGCCCAAGAACAAGCCGCTGGTCGTGGTTTGCGACAATGGCCGTGATTCGGCCCGCGCCGCGTCCAAGCTGCGCGCCCAGGGTTTTGCCGACGTCGTGCCGCTCGATGGCGGCATGCGCGCCTGGTCGGCCGCCAGCCTGCCGGTTACCCAGAAGGGTTGA
- a CDS encoding YbdK family carboxylate-amine ligase, producing MEQIPFISSAPNTLGIELELQLIDPRSFDLTAASDELLAQMANHPIADRVKPEITRSMIELNSSVHEHPMGLLAEMREMRDALVEAADAVGVSVAGGGAHPFMRWQERSISDTPRFQYLAEMYGYLARQFTVFGQHIHLGVKSGDDSIKLLRRLSPYVPHFIALSASSPYCEGVDTLFSCSRLNAVNSFPLAGHMPPEVKDWYQFEAHLSQLRAYGLAESIKDLYWDIRPKPEFGTVEIRVCDTPLTVERACQIAAFAQALAVLLMREEDPSDNAWLSYRSNHFQACRFGLQGSYVTPDGQRLRLIDHLRALFQRLMPVAEELGTGDMIATLRDEAMRSGNDSRWLRSQYHRLRDLPLVVEAMSNAWRGEAAPAAAPAEPTAVLRRRIRATSEPMQALSASEPGVSVPERLH from the coding sequence ATGGAACAGATCCCGTTCATTTCGTCGGCCCCCAACACCCTGGGCATCGAACTCGAGCTGCAACTGATCGACCCGCGCAGTTTTGACCTTACCGCAGCCTCTGACGAACTGTTGGCCCAGATGGCCAACCACCCCATAGCCGATCGCGTCAAACCCGAAATCACGCGGTCCATGATCGAACTGAACTCCTCGGTGCACGAGCACCCCATGGGCCTGCTGGCCGAGATGCGCGAAATGCGCGATGCGCTGGTCGAGGCGGCCGATGCAGTCGGCGTGTCGGTCGCGGGCGGAGGCGCCCATCCCTTCATGCGCTGGCAGGAGCGCTCCATCTCGGACACCCCGCGTTTCCAATATCTGGCCGAAATGTATGGTTACCTGGCGCGTCAATTCACCGTGTTCGGCCAGCACATCCACCTGGGTGTGAAGAGCGGCGACGACTCGATCAAGCTGCTGCGCCGCCTGTCGCCCTACGTACCGCATTTCATCGCGCTGTCGGCGTCCTCGCCTTATTGCGAGGGCGTGGATACCCTGTTTTCGTGCTCGCGCCTGAACGCGGTCAACAGTTTCCCGCTGGCCGGCCACATGCCGCCCGAGGTCAAGGACTGGTACCAGTTCGAGGCGCATCTGTCCCAACTGCGGGCCTATGGCCTGGCCGAGAGCATCAAGGACCTGTACTGGGATATCCGTCCCAAGCCGGAATTCGGCACCGTCGAAATCCGCGTCTGCGATACGCCGTTGACCGTGGAGCGCGCCTGCCAGATCGCCGCGTTCGCGCAGGCCCTGGCCGTGCTGCTGATGCGCGAGGAAGATCCCAGCGACAACGCCTGGCTGTCCTATCGCAGCAATCATTTCCAGGCTTGCCGTTTCGGCCTGCAGGGCAGCTACGTGACGCCTGACGGGCAGCGCCTGCGCCTGATCGACCATCTGCGCGCCTTGTTCCAGCGCCTGATGCCGGTGGCTGAAGAACTGGGGACGGGCGACATGATCGCCACCCTGCGCGACGAGGCCATGCGTAGCGGCAATGATTCGCGCTGGCTGCGCAGCCAGTACCATCGCCTGCGCGATCTGCCGCTGGTGGTGGAAGCCATGTCGAATGCCTGGCGCGGCGAAGCAGCGCCCGCCGCGGCTCCCGCGGAACCCACGGCCGTGCTGCGCCGCCGGATCCGCGCGACCTCCGAACCCATGCAGGCCCTGTCGGCGTCCGAGCCCGGGGTCAGCGTGCCGGAACGCCTGCACTAG
- a CDS encoding S41 family peptidase — MGTRKFRGFGLIAIGAVAGVLLSVGVTAVAQRGSPLPLDELRQLSNVFAAIKNNYVEAVDDKTLIDNAISGMVSNLDPHSAYLDADAFREMQTATQGEFGGLGIEVGAEDGFVKVISPIEDTPAARAGVMAGDLIIKIDDTPTKGMTLNDAVKLMRGAPKSPITLTIMRADRPQPIVLKIVRDIIKVRSVRSKMLDNGIAYVRVAQFQEKTGADLAKQLKELGAKEPPKGLVLDLRNDPGGLLTSAIGVSGAFLPPDALVVSTDGRTPDARHKYMATPSEYARGESNYLSGLPAWTKTVPMVVLVNVGSASASEIVAGALQDHKRAKVLGNRTFGKGSVQVILPLSETTAVKLTTSRYFTPSGRSIQATGIEPDYVVADTADGDLFRLPREADLQRHLSNQQTANEVKSSAEQDSADLPAKVFEFGGKDDFQLQQALNLLAGKPVQKGSARAQAKADAKAGGGTAQRMKITPTGVEPSKDK, encoded by the coding sequence ATGGGCACTCGTAAGTTTCGCGGTTTCGGTCTGATTGCCATCGGTGCGGTGGCTGGTGTGTTGCTAAGCGTGGGCGTGACTGCGGTCGCCCAGCGCGGCAGCCCCCTGCCTCTGGACGAGCTCAGGCAACTGAGCAATGTATTTGCTGCCATCAAGAACAACTACGTCGAGGCCGTCGACGACAAGACCCTGATCGACAATGCCATCTCCGGCATGGTGTCGAACCTGGATCCCCACTCCGCCTACCTGGATGCCGACGCGTTCCGCGAAATGCAGACCGCGACGCAAGGCGAATTCGGCGGCCTGGGCATCGAGGTCGGCGCGGAAGACGGCTTCGTGAAGGTGATTTCGCCCATCGAAGACACGCCCGCCGCGCGCGCTGGCGTCATGGCCGGCGACCTCATCATCAAGATCGACGACACGCCCACCAAGGGCATGACCCTGAACGATGCGGTCAAGCTCATGCGCGGCGCGCCCAAGTCGCCGATCACCCTGACCATCATGCGCGCCGACCGTCCGCAGCCGATCGTGCTGAAGATCGTCCGCGACATCATCAAGGTGCGCAGCGTGCGCAGCAAGATGCTGGACAACGGCATTGCGTACGTGCGCGTGGCGCAGTTCCAGGAAAAGACCGGCGCCGACCTGGCCAAGCAACTGAAGGAACTGGGCGCCAAAGAGCCGCCCAAGGGCCTGGTGCTGGACCTGCGCAACGATCCGGGCGGCCTCCTGACCAGCGCCATCGGCGTGTCCGGCGCGTTCTTGCCGCCTGACGCCCTGGTGGTGTCCACGGACGGCCGCACGCCGGACGCCCGCCACAAGTACATGGCCACGCCTTCGGAATACGCCCGCGGCGAAAGCAACTATCTGTCGGGCCTGCCCGCCTGGACCAAGACCGTCCCGATGGTCGTGCTGGTCAACGTGGGCTCGGCCTCGGCATCCGAGATCGTGGCCGGCGCGCTGCAGGATCACAAGCGCGCCAAGGTGCTGGGCAACCGCACGTTCGGCAAGGGCTCGGTGCAGGTCATTCTGCCGCTGTCCGAAACCACCGCGGTCAAGCTCACCACGTCGCGTTACTTCACGCCCAGCGGCCGTTCCATCCAGGCCACCGGCATCGAACCCGACTACGTCGTTGCCGATACGGCCGACGGCGATCTGTTCCGCCTGCCGCGTGAAGCCGACCTGCAACGCCACCTGTCCAATCAACAGACCGCGAACGAAGTGAAGTCCAGCGCCGAGCAGGACAGCGCGGATCTGCCGGCCAAGGTGTTCGAATTCGGCGGCAAGGACGACTTCCAGCTGCAGCAGGCCCTGAACCTGCTGGCCGGCAAGCCGGTGCAGAAGGGCTCGGCCCGCGCCCAGGCCAAGGCTGACGCCAAGGCCGGCGGCGGGACTGCCCAGCGCATGAAGATCACGCCGACCGGAGTCGAGCCCAGCAAGGACAAATGA
- the gpmA gene encoding 2,3-diphosphoglycerate-dependent phosphoglycerate mutase, with the protein MHKLVLMRHGESQWNLENRFTGWTDVDLTETGREQAFKAGELLKKEGYTFDLAYSSVLKRAIRTLWIALDAMDAMYTPVGVTWRLNERHYGALQGLNKAETAAKYGDEQVLVWRRAYAIAPEPLSLDDERHPRFDSRYAKIPADQLPATECLKDTVARVLPFWNESIAPAIRSGRKVLVAAHGNSLRALIKHLDNVSDEDIVNLNIPTGQPLVYELDDDLRPIRHYYLGDAAEIEAAMAAVAAQGKAKKD; encoded by the coding sequence ATGCATAAACTCGTTCTGATGCGCCACGGCGAAAGCCAGTGGAATCTGGAAAACCGTTTCACCGGCTGGACCGACGTCGACCTGACCGAAACGGGCCGCGAACAGGCCTTCAAGGCCGGCGAATTGCTCAAGAAAGAAGGCTATACCTTCGATCTGGCCTACTCCTCGGTGCTCAAGCGCGCCATCCGCACCCTGTGGATCGCCCTGGACGCCATGGACGCCATGTACACCCCCGTGGGCGTGACCTGGCGCCTGAACGAACGCCATTACGGCGCGCTGCAGGGCCTGAACAAGGCCGAAACCGCCGCCAAGTATGGCGACGAGCAGGTGCTGGTCTGGCGCCGCGCCTACGCCATCGCCCCGGAGCCGCTGTCGCTGGACGACGAACGCCACCCCCGCTTTGACAGCCGCTACGCCAAGATCCCCGCCGACCAGCTGCCCGCCACCGAGTGCCTGAAGGACACCGTGGCCCGCGTTCTGCCGTTCTGGAACGAATCCATCGCTCCGGCCATCCGCTCGGGCCGCAAGGTGCTGGTCGCCGCCCACGGCAACAGCCTGCGCGCGCTGATCAAGCACCTGGACAATGTGTCGGACGAGGACATCGTCAACCTGAATATTCCTACCGGCCAGCCGCTGGTCTACGAATTGGATGATGACCTGCGTCCCATCCGCCACTATTATCTGGGCGATGCCGCCGAGATCGAGGCGGCCATGGCTGCGGTCGCAGCCCAGGGCAAGGCTAAGAAGGACTGA
- a CDS encoding NAD(P)H-dependent glycerol-3-phosphate dehydrogenase, producing the protein MNKPAQPRLRVAVLGAGSWGTALAAAASRRHPTQLWARDAAQAASMAATHENARYLPGISLPESLNFSSDLDTTLRSLQEDGARRLIVLGVPVAGLTAICDELSRRLPGLGLQDTPIVWTCKGFEADTARLPHEIMREALPGATGGALSGPSFAREVAQGLPVALTVAGASATLRETTTAAFHGAALRVYASTDLVGVEVGGALKNVIAVACGICDGLALGTNARAALITRGLAEMTRFGVALGAQPETFAGLTGLGDLVLTATGELSRNRRVGLEIGAGRKLADILASGITAEGVRCARAALERARAINVELPITEAVCAVLFEGVAPMTAVSALLARDARDERPDSDDPAGGPSGPA; encoded by the coding sequence ATGAACAAACCCGCTCAGCCGCGCTTGCGCGTCGCCGTCCTGGGTGCGGGCAGCTGGGGCACCGCGCTGGCGGCGGCCGCCAGCCGCCGCCACCCCACCCAGCTCTGGGCGCGCGACGCCGCGCAGGCCGCCTCCATGGCCGCCACGCACGAGAACGCGCGCTATCTGCCGGGCATCTCCCTGCCCGAGTCACTGAATTTCTCCTCCGATCTCGACACCACGCTGCGCAGCCTGCAGGAAGACGGCGCTCGCCGCCTGATCGTGCTGGGCGTGCCCGTGGCCGGCCTGACCGCCATTTGCGACGAACTGTCGCGCCGGCTGCCCGGGCTGGGATTGCAGGACACCCCCATCGTCTGGACGTGCAAGGGCTTTGAAGCCGACACGGCCAGGCTGCCCCATGAAATCATGCGCGAGGCCCTGCCTGGCGCCACCGGCGGCGCCCTGTCGGGCCCCTCGTTCGCACGCGAAGTCGCCCAGGGCCTGCCCGTGGCGCTGACGGTGGCCGGCGCCAGCGCCACCCTGCGGGAAACCACCACGGCCGCCTTCCACGGAGCGGCGCTGCGCGTCTACGCCAGCACCGATCTGGTCGGCGTGGAAGTGGGCGGCGCCCTGAAGAACGTGATCGCCGTCGCCTGCGGCATCTGCGACGGACTCGCGCTGGGCACCAATGCCCGCGCCGCGCTGATCACGCGCGGACTGGCCGAGATGACCCGCTTTGGCGTGGCGCTGGGCGCGCAGCCCGAGACCTTCGCCGGCCTGACCGGCCTGGGCGACCTGGTGCTGACCGCCACCGGCGAGCTGTCACGCAACCGCCGCGTGGGCCTGGAAATCGGCGCCGGCCGCAAGCTGGCCGACATCCTGGCCAGCGGCATCACGGCCGAAGGCGTGCGCTGCGCCCGGGCCGCGCTGGAACGCGCCCGTGCCATCAATGTCGAACTGCCGATCACCGAGGCCGTGTGCGCCGTGCTGTTCGAAGGCGTGGCGCCCATGACCGCGGTATCCGCCCTGCTGGCGCGCGACGCCCGCGATGAACGCCCCGATTCGGACGATCCGGCTGGCGGCCCGTCCGGCCCCGCCTAG
- the grxC gene encoding glutaredoxin 3, whose translation MNKVVMYSKDYCPYCARAKALLEQRGVADLEIIQIDREPAQRDVMIERTGRRTVPQIFIGDTHVGGCDDLMALDRSGGLAPLLNG comes from the coding sequence ATGAATAAAGTAGTCATGTACAGCAAGGACTATTGTCCCTATTGCGCACGCGCCAAGGCTCTGCTGGAGCAGCGCGGCGTGGCTGACCTGGAGATCATCCAGATCGACCGCGAACCGGCCCAGCGCGATGTCATGATCGAACGCACCGGTCGGCGCACCGTGCCTCAAATCTTCATCGGCGATACCCATGTCGGCGGTTGCGACGACCTGATGGCCCTGGACCGCTCGGGTGGCCTTGCCCCCCTGCTGAACGGCTAA
- a CDS encoding Bug family tripartite tricarboxylate transporter substrate binding protein — MTQTRKFRVGPLLRGLCLSLAAVLPAAAHADWPDRPIHMVVPFPPGSSPDILARTISEPLSQALGQPIVIDNKPGAGGNIGTRMVSQAKPDGYTLLYTINGPLVTAPTLYKKTLGYDPLTDLDPVSLVGTSPNVLVVPGSLPANNLQDFVKLVKSRGNALNYGSVGPGSSAHLAMEMFKESAGIDLAHIPYSGFPQVITAIIGGDVQAGFMVPAIAVPQARDGKVKLLAVTSLQPSDALPGVPTMASQGYPDFEAISWNAVLVPAGTPTPVVERLNSELARIIGSEAVRKQLALQYFTPAPSTPEALTARIKNEKARWDQVIEKLKLSLD, encoded by the coding sequence ATGACGCAAACCCGCAAATTCCGGGTCGGCCCGCTGCTGCGCGGCCTGTGCCTGAGCCTGGCCGCAGTCCTGCCGGCCGCCGCCCACGCGGATTGGCCCGATCGCCCGATCCACATGGTTGTGCCCTTCCCGCCGGGCTCGTCTCCCGACATCCTCGCGCGCACCATCTCCGAGCCGCTGTCCCAGGCCCTGGGCCAGCCCATCGTGATCGACAACAAGCCGGGCGCCGGTGGCAACATCGGGACGCGGATGGTGTCGCAGGCCAAGCCTGACGGTTATACGCTGCTCTATACGATCAACGGCCCGCTGGTCACCGCCCCCACGCTATATAAGAAGACGCTGGGCTACGACCCGCTGACCGACCTGGATCCGGTCTCCCTGGTGGGCACCAGCCCCAATGTGCTGGTGGTGCCGGGCAGCCTGCCTGCCAACAACCTCCAGGACTTCGTCAAGCTGGTCAAGAGCCGCGGCAACGCGCTGAACTACGGCTCGGTCGGCCCCGGCAGCTCGGCCCACCTGGCCATGGAGATGTTCAAGGAAAGCGCCGGCATCGACCTGGCTCACATTCCCTACTCGGGATTTCCGCAAGTCATCACCGCCATCATCGGCGGCGACGTCCAGGCCGGATTCATGGTGCCCGCCATCGCCGTGCCCCAGGCACGCGACGGCAAGGTGAAATTGCTGGCCGTAACCAGCCTGCAACCCAGCGACGCCCTGCCCGGCGTGCCCACCATGGCCTCGCAGGGCTATCCCGACTTCGAGGCCATTTCGTGGAACGCAGTGCTGGTCCCGGCCGGCACGCCCACGCCCGTCGTCGAACGGCTCAACAGCGAACTGGCCCGCATCATCGGCAGCGAGGCGGTCCGCAAGCAGCTGGCGCTGCAGTACTTCACGCCCGCGCCGTCCACGCCGGAAGCCCTGACCGCCCGCATCAAGAATGAAAAGGCGCGTTGGGACCAGGTGATTGAGAAGCTGAAGCTGTCGCTGGATTGA
- the secB gene encoding protein-export chaperone SecB — MADQDQNTQQEGGNDAPSFNLQRVYLKDLSLEMPNAPHVFLEQEAPQVEVSITVGGQRLAETVFETTVTVTVTTRINEKVVYLVEGTQAGIFEASNIPEEQLDPLLGIVCPTMLYPYLRANIADAITRTSMPPLHLTEVNFQALYEQRLAELQQQQSGANGSGSDSGIILPPGATRQ, encoded by the coding sequence ATGGCTGATCAAGACCAAAACACCCAGCAAGAAGGCGGCAACGACGCGCCCTCGTTCAATCTGCAACGCGTCTACCTGAAAGACCTTTCGCTGGAAATGCCGAACGCGCCCCACGTCTTCCTGGAGCAAGAAGCGCCCCAGGTTGAAGTGAGCATCACCGTGGGCGGCCAGCGTCTGGCCGAAACCGTGTTCGAAACCACGGTCACCGTCACCGTCACCACGCGCATCAACGAAAAGGTGGTGTACCTGGTCGAAGGCACGCAAGCCGGCATTTTCGAAGCCTCGAACATCCCCGAGGAACAGCTCGATCCGCTGCTGGGCATTGTCTGCCCGACGATGCTGTACCCGTACCTGCGCGCCAACATCGCCGATGCGATCACCCGCACCTCGATGCCGCCGCTGCACCTGACCGAAGTGAACTTCCAGGCCCTGTACGAACAACGCCTGGCTGAACTGCAACAGCAGCAAAGCGGCGCCAACGGCAGCGGCAGCGACTCGGGCATCATCCTGCCGCCCGGCGCCACCCGCCAGTAA
- a CDS encoding tRNA (cytidine(34)-2'-O)-methyltransferase encodes MFHVILVCPEIPPNTGNAIRLCANTGAQLHLVRPLGFELDDARMRRAGLDYHEWQPVRVHDTLEEALADTGAAPSSIYALTTQAQRSVADISFKPGDVFVFGRETAGLSEEHQAMFPPQQRLRLPMRAGQRSLNLSNAVAVTVFEAWRQQGYEGGA; translated from the coding sequence ATGTTCCACGTCATTCTCGTCTGCCCGGAAATCCCTCCCAATACCGGCAACGCCATTCGGCTGTGCGCCAATACCGGGGCGCAACTGCACCTGGTGCGACCCTTGGGGTTTGAACTGGATGACGCCCGCATGCGCCGGGCGGGGCTGGACTATCACGAGTGGCAACCGGTGCGCGTGCACGACACGCTGGAAGAGGCCCTGGCGGATACCGGCGCGGCCCCCTCCAGCATTTATGCGCTGACCACCCAGGCCCAGCGCAGCGTGGCCGACATCAGCTTCAAGCCGGGCGACGTATTCGTGTTCGGCCGCGAGACGGCCGGCCTGTCCGAAGAGCATCAGGCGATGTTCCCGCCCCAGCAGCGGCTGCGGCTGCCCATGCGGGCCGGCCAGCGCAGCCTGAATCTGTCGAATGCCGTGGCGGTCACGGTATTCGAAGCCTGGCGTCAGCAAGGCTACGAAGGCGGCGCATAG
- a CDS encoding methyltransferase domain-containing protein — protein MSLPESATLPSLPIVSADVPRQFARRGDLSDAQFLYGEVARRMLGRLQYIRVQPLAMLDAGCGAGDNLPLLRERYPDAAYTGLDNCEPLLEQARKRHAPAGLSAWIGKLARRGPAAPAFVNADLAQTGLAPESLELVWSNLAMHWHRAPHAVLAEWRRILKVGGLAMFSCLGPATLRELRQALTDAGLRTATPSFVDMHDFGDLLVENGFADPVMDQEILTLTYRSPEKLLEDVRALGGNPAEGRRGGLVGRDWRARLCAALEAQRRPDGLIALSIEVAYGHAWRAAAHRTVAGETRLSVSAIGGRHRGNS, from the coding sequence ATGTCCCTGCCAGAATCCGCAACGCTCCCTTCCCTGCCCATCGTCAGCGCCGACGTGCCGCGGCAGTTCGCCCGCCGCGGCGACCTGTCCGACGCCCAGTTCCTTTATGGCGAGGTGGCCCGCCGCATGCTGGGGCGCCTGCAATACATCCGCGTGCAGCCCCTGGCGATGCTGGACGCGGGCTGCGGCGCCGGCGACAACCTGCCGCTGCTGCGCGAACGCTATCCCGATGCCGCCTATACGGGCCTGGACAATTGCGAACCGCTGCTGGAACAGGCCCGCAAGCGCCATGCGCCCGCCGGCCTGTCGGCCTGGATCGGCAAGCTGGCCCGCCGCGGCCCGGCCGCCCCGGCCTTCGTGAACGCCGATCTGGCACAAACGGGCCTCGCGCCCGAATCGCTGGAACTGGTCTGGTCGAACCTGGCCATGCATTGGCATCGCGCGCCGCACGCGGTGCTGGCCGAATGGCGCCGCATCCTGAAAGTGGGCGGGCTGGCGATGTTCTCCTGTCTGGGACCCGCCACGCTGCGCGAACTGCGCCAGGCGCTGACCGATGCGGGCCTGCGCACGGCCACGCCATCCTTCGTGGACATGCACGACTTTGGCGATCTGCTGGTGGAGAACGGCTTCGCCGACCCGGTCATGGACCAGGAAATCCTGACCCTGACCTACCGCAGCCCGGAAAAACTGCTGGAAGATGTGCGCGCGCTGGGCGGCAACCCCGCCGAGGGCCGCCGCGGCGGACTGGTGGGCCGCGACTGGCGCGCGCGCCTGTGCGCCGCGCTGGAAGCGCAGCGCCGGCCGGACGGCCTGATTGCCTTGAGCATCGAAGTGGCCTATGGCCACGCCTGGCGCGCCGCCGCGCATCGCACGGTGGCCGGGGAGACCAGGCTGTCCGTCAGCGCGATCGGCGGCAGGCACCGCGGGAACTCCTGA
- a CDS encoding peptidoglycan DD-metalloendopeptidase family protein has translation MRRAAGLLLAVMLTGGALSARAAPNDLAGRQSDAEKQQAALRDRIENLQKDIDGREAARKEAADALRQSESSISKINLRLKELADANRQAQADLTSLEKQIDAQQAVLAKRRVELADQLRTQYTSGLSPWTALLSGDDPQVLGRNLGYLDYVSQARASAVQALRADIDRLAALQGRADARRAEIEKVVAETSEQKTALVGQQKERATLLAQLEGQIAAQRAEANKLGRDDQRLSRLITDLDAAIAKQIEDARKAEEARKKAEEARRAEEARRAAEEAKKRAEAERRAEDARRKAEADRKVAADSARRDRDAREAQEAAQAREQVEAAARQGRGPVAVADPDAAGLRPAEQRQTRVTGPVEAPPQVKPAEPPKKAEPSAEPATQTRSAPPEQTARAAPAGGGNGLRHGLTMPVRGQVQGRFGVDRPDGGVWRGVVLRAAEGTPVKVVAPGTVVYADWLRGFGNLIIVDHGQQYLTVYAYNQSLLKRVGDSVTGGDTIATVGATGGQVESGLYFEIRHRGAPVDPAQWLAQ, from the coding sequence ATGCGTCGCGCGGCAGGGTTGTTGTTGGCGGTCATGTTGACCGGTGGGGCGCTGTCGGCTCGCGCCGCGCCCAACGACCTCGCCGGACGCCAGTCCGACGCCGAAAAGCAGCAGGCCGCCTTGCGCGATCGCATCGAGAACCTGCAAAAGGACATCGATGGCCGCGAGGCCGCCCGCAAGGAAGCGGCCGATGCCCTCAGGCAGTCGGAATCGTCCATTTCCAAGATCAACCTGCGCCTGAAGGAACTGGCCGACGCCAACCGCCAGGCGCAGGCGGACCTGACCAGCCTGGAAAAGCAGATCGACGCGCAACAGGCCGTGCTGGCCAAGCGCCGCGTCGAACTGGCCGACCAGCTGCGCACCCAATACACCAGCGGCCTGTCGCCGTGGACGGCGCTCCTGTCGGGCGACGATCCCCAGGTGCTGGGCCGCAACCTGGGCTACCTGGATTACGTATCGCAAGCCCGGGCCAGCGCCGTGCAGGCGCTGCGGGCGGATATCGACCGCCTGGCCGCCTTGCAGGGCCGCGCCGACGCCCGGCGCGCCGAGATCGAAAAAGTCGTCGCCGAGACCTCGGAACAGAAGACCGCGCTCGTCGGACAGCAGAAAGAGCGCGCCACGCTGCTGGCCCAGCTGGAAGGGCAGATCGCCGCCCAGCGGGCCGAGGCGAACAAGCTGGGGCGTGACGACCAGCGCCTGTCGCGGCTCATCACCGATCTGGACGCGGCCATCGCCAAGCAGATCGAAGACGCCCGCAAGGCGGAAGAGGCGCGCAAGAAAGCCGAGGAGGCCCGTCGCGCCGAGGAAGCGCGCCGTGCCGCCGAAGAAGCCAAAAAGCGCGCCGAGGCCGAACGCCGGGCGGAAGACGCCCGCAGGAAGGCCGAGGCGGACCGCAAGGTCGCCGCCGACAGCGCCCGCCGCGACCGCGATGCCCGCGAGGCCCAGGAAGCGGCCCAGGCGCGCGAACAGGTCGAGGCGGCCGCGCGCCAGGGGCGCGGCCCCGTCGCCGTGGCTGACCCGGACGCCGCGGGCTTACGCCCCGCTGAACAGCGGCAAACCCGCGTCACCGGCCCGGTCGAGGCGCCTCCTCAGGTAAAACCCGCGGAGCCGCCCAAAAAGGCGGAACCCTCTGCCGAACCCGCCACTCAAACCCGCAGCGCGCCGCCTGAGCAGACCGCCCGCGCGGCGCCCGCCGGTGGCGGCAATGGCTTGCGCCACGGGCTGACGATGCCGGTGCGCGGCCAGGTGCAGGGCCGCTTCGGCGTCGATCGCCCGGACGGCGGCGTGTGGCGCGGGGTGGTGCTGCGCGCGGCCGAGGGTACGCCCGTCAAGGTGGTGGCCCCGGGCACCGTGGTCTACGCCGATTGGCTGCGTGGTTTTGGCAACCTCATCATTGTGGATCATGGGCAGCAATACCTGACCGTCTATGCTTACAACCAAAGTCTGCTCAAACGGGTGGGGGATTCGGTGACAGGTGGCGATACTATTGCTACGGTAGGGGCAACCGGCGGCCAAGTGGAATCCGGCCTATACTTTGAAATTCGCCATCGTGGCGCTCCTGTGGACCCGGCCCAGTGGCTGGCGCAGTAG
- a CDS encoding ComF family protein, protein MPLLDMGRRLLSRVGCDCPLCGGRVAGACLCQGCQADIMAASPRCPGCALRLSAGAPHCAACMGKPRAFSRALAAFDYEPPADTLILMLKAQLRLSMAPVLARLMAAAVRASAPLPAGVVLVPIPASRASLRQRGMNPAAEIARSLAAELALPVPRHVLARLRETPRQATLGRRARQRGAAGLFLCAGDVRGRHVAVVDDVMTTGSTVNAAATALLDAGAASVMALVAARRP, encoded by the coding sequence TTGCCCCTACTCGACATGGGGCGGCGTCTGCTGTCGCGGGTCGGCTGCGATTGCCCGCTGTGCGGCGGCCGCGTGGCGGGCGCGTGCCTGTGCCAGGGCTGCCAGGCCGACATCATGGCTGCGTCGCCCCGATGCCCAGGCTGCGCCTTGCGGCTGTCCGCCGGTGCGCCGCATTGCGCCGCCTGCATGGGCAAACCCCGGGCCTTTTCGCGCGCGCTGGCGGCGTTCGACTATGAGCCGCCCGCGGACACCCTGATCCTGATGCTCAAGGCGCAACTGCGGCTCAGCATGGCGCCGGTGCTGGCGCGGCTCATGGCGGCGGCGGTCCGCGCCAGCGCGCCCTTGCCGGCCGGCGTCGTGCTGGTCCCCATTCCCGCCAGCCGGGCGTCCCTGCGCCAGCGCGGCATGAACCCGGCGGCCGAGATTGCGCGCAGCCTGGCGGCGGAGCTGGCCTTGCCCGTGCCGCGCCACGTGCTGGCGCGCCTGCGCGAGACCCCCAGGCAGGCCACCCTGGGCCGACGCGCCCGGCAGCGGGGCGCGGCCGGCCTGTTCCTGTGCGCGGGGGATGTCCGTGGAAGGCACGTGGCGGTGGTGGACGACGTCATGACCACGGGCAGCACGGTGAATGCCGCGGCCACCGCGTTGCTGGACGCGGGCGCGGCCAGCGTCATGGCGCTGGTGGCCGCGCGCAGGCCATGA